Proteins encoded in a region of the Panicum hallii strain FIL2 chromosome 3, PHallii_v3.1, whole genome shotgun sequence genome:
- the LOC112887936 gene encoding uncharacterized protein LOC112887936: protein MSGMASDDATAQARVEGDVADKKVEEVQDQNEVGGMPSRQEEEAVIKKKYGGILPRKTPLISKDHERAYFDSADWALGKQGGVPNKPKGPLEALRPKLQPSQQNARARRAPYASADSDETLNLSAEDLGQQGEPVEDKNKE from the exons ATGTCTGGGATGGCATCTGATGATGCAACTGCTCAAGCGAGGGTTGAAGGAGATGTTGCAGATAAAAAGGTAGAAGAAGTTCAGGACCAGAATGAAGTTGGTGGGATGCCCTCACGACAGGAGGAG GAGGCAGTAATTAAGAAAAAGTATGGAGGAATATTACCCAGAAAGACTCCACTTATATCTAAG GACCATGAACGTGCTTACTTTGATTCTGCTGATTGGGCTCTAGGAAAG CAAGGTGGTGTTCCCAACAAGCCTAAAGGCCCTCTTGAAGCACTTCGACCAAAGCTTCAG CCTAGTCAACAGAATGCACGTGCCCGTCGAGCTCCTTATGCATCTGCAGACAGTGATG AGACTTTGAACTTGTCTGCTGAGGATCTGGGCCAGCAAGGAGAACCTGTTGAGGACAAGAACAAGGAATAA